ATTGTCGGGGATAGCGATGAAGAGCGCGCTAATGAACGCGAGCTCGTCCGGGTGAGTATGAGCTTTTACGGCAGCACCCCGAACTATGCGTTCATCTGGGACGAGGCCGGTTTTGAGGGCACGACCGCCCGTATTCGTGAAAAGCAGAAGGCCGGCGATTTCAGCGGGATGGCGGCCCAAGTCAGCGATGAGCATGTCGCGACGTTCGCCACCGAGGCGACGTGGGACACGTTGGCCGACAAGCTCATTGACAAGTACGGCGGAACGGCGACTCGCCTTGTCTTCTACAACGCGGGTGGCGACCCAGAGCGCCTTGAACGGTACGGGGAGGTCGCCCGCCAAGTCGCCGCCCGATCCGCCGCTAGTTGACACGTTATTCGCCACGGGGCGGTCGGGCGCAGGTGTGGCGTCGTCATGCCGTCGCGCAGCGCGATGCGTAAAGCCGTCGCGGAAAGCGTGGAAGAGTTGTCGCCGCGCAGAGCCCTCTTTGGTTCGAATGGTGGGGTGGTTGCGGGATTTGAGCCGCGCCGTCGGGTCACCGAGCTAGGGTTGTGTCGCATGACTCAGGGCAGTCACGACGACGCGGCGGCGGCCGCTGCAGCGATCATTACGCACTTGGGTGATGGGCTCGGCGATCTGGTCGGCGGTGTTCAGCAGATGCTGCTGGAGCAGGTCCCAGATTTGGATGGTGACGCTCAAGTGATGGCGTTGCTGCGCGACACCATCGAGACCAATATCGAGGCTGTGTTCTCCGCGATTCGGCACGGCATTGCGCTGGGGCACGTCGAGCCGCCGACGGCGGCACTGGAGCACGGGCGGCGAATGGCGCAGCGCGGGGTATCGGTCAACGCCGTCATGCGCGGCTACCGGCTCGGCCATAAGGCGGTGCTCGATGTCGTGCTGGCCCAGGTGCGATGTGCTGGCCTTGAGGCGCAGCTGGCGTTTGATGTGTTCGGTCAGGTCGCCGACATGTCTTTTGGCTACATCGACTCCATTTCCGAACAGGTGGTGGCCGCCTATCAGGACGAACGAGATCGTTGGCTGGAAAACCAGAACAGTTTGCGCGCGGTGCGGGTTCGCGAAGTGCTCGACGGAGCCGACGTCGACGTGGACGTGCTGACGGAGGCGATCCGGTATCCGCTGAGCAGAATTCATCTCGCGGTGACCGCGTGGTACGTCCAGCCCGCAGACGGCCAGGAGCTGGTGGCTATGGAGAAGTTCATACAACAGTTGGCGGTCGCGGTCGGCGCCCACGAGAGTCCCTTGTTCATTCCGGTTGACCGGCTGATGGGCTGGGCCTGGATTCCCCTGGACGCGGACATCGCTGGGTCGTGCGTGCAACGGGCCCGCGCATTTGCGCGGATGTTCGAGCAGGCGCCGTGGGTGGCCGTCGGTGATCCCGTACACGGGGTTGAAGGCTTCAGGCTTTCTCATCTGCAAGCCCAAGATGCTCGGGCGGTGGCGCTCACGGTGGGTCATGCCGTGCCGCGGTTTGTTGCGGCCAGCGACCCGGGGTTGTCGATGGCCGCCCTGCTCGGCGGCAACATCGATGCCGCCAGCGCGTGGGTGGCCAAGGTCCTCGGGCCGCTGGCTTGTCACTCCGACAATGACGAGCGCCTGCGGGAGACGTTGCGGGTGTTCTTGCGCTGCGGCGCCAGTTTCAAGGCGGCCGCTGACGAGCTTCACCTGCATCACAATTCAGTGAAGTACCGCGTCGCACGTGCTGTCGAGCGGCGCGGTCGCCCAATCGATGACGATCGTCTCGATGTCGAGGTGGCCTTGCTGGTCTGCGGATGGTTCGGCGCTACAGTGCTGCGCCCACTGTGACGCCGTAGCGAGCCGGCAACTTGGCGCGGCGGCGCGGATGCATGTTGACCTTCGTGACATCACCGTTGGGTCTGCTGCACGATCAGGTGACACCGAGCTCGCTTGCCCGGATTGGGTGGGCTGAGAGGATGTCACTATGGCACGGCCGTATTCCCAGGAGTTCCGCGACGATGTCGTGCGGGTCGCCCGTAGTCGTGAGAACGGGGTGACACTCGAGCAGATCGCCGCCGATTTCGGGGTGCATCCGGTCACGCTGTCGAACTGGATGCGCCACGCCGACGTCGATGACGGGGCCAAGCCGGGCACGACGACGAGCGAGTCGTCAGAACTGCGGGAGGCTCGCCGACGGATCAAGCTGCTGGAGTAGGAGAACGAGGTGCTGCGCCGTGCCGCGGCGTATTTGTCGCAATCGAATCTGCTGGGAAAAGGATTTACCCGCTCGTGAAAGAGCTCGCCGCCAACGGGATTCCCGTCGCGGTGACGTGCTGGGTCCTCAAGCTCGCCCGCCGGCCCTACTGCCGCTGACCGATCCGGTCACCGACGCCAAATACGTTGCTGCACATCGGGCCAACGCATGGTTCGACGCCCACGCCGACGATCCGGAGTTCGGCTACTGCTTCCTGGTCAAGGAGGCCCGCGACGCCGGGCATCCGATGGCCGAGCGCACTGCGTGGCGGATCTGCTCGGGTAACGGCTGGTGGAGTGCGTTCGGAAAGAAGCGCGGCAAGAACGGTCGGCCCGGTCCGCTCGTTCACGATGATCTGGTCGGGCGCCGTTTCACGACCGAGGCACCAAATCGGCTGTGGCTGGCCGACATCACCGAGCATCGCACCGGCGAAGGCAAGCTCTATCTCTGCGCGATCAAAGACGTATTCTCCAACCGGATCGTGGGGTATTCGATCGACTCGCGGATAAAGTCACGACTGGACACCCACGCTTTGGCCAGCGCGGTCGCCCGCCGCGGCGAGGTCGCCGGCTGCATCCTCCACACCGACAGAGGCAGCCAATTTCGAACTCGGCGATTCGTCCACGCACTGGGCCGCCACGACATGGTCGGATCCATGGGCCGAGTCGGCGCTGCCGGCGACGACGCCGCCATGGAGAGCTTCTCCAGCCTGCTGCAAAAGAACGTCTTGAACCGCCGCCGCTACGACACCCGCGAACAGCTCCGCATCGCGATCGTCACCTGGATCGAACGCACCTACCACCGCCACCGGCGACAAATCGCTCTCGGACGATTGACCCCCATCGAATACGAACTATCCTTGGCTAACGACACCCTCACCGCCGTCAGTTAGCCACCGCCACTGCAACCCAACAGGTAGGGCAGGTCAAACTGTCACCTATTCGAGCAGCAGACCCACGTGATCGCCGAAGCCGAGCACGTCGAAGGCTTCGGCGACCATCGGGTAGTGATTAGCAAGGTCCGCTACCTTGCCACGCTCGTATCCGAGTTGCGACAGGCGCTCGTTAGCATCGCCCATTTCGCCGGCATAGGCTGCGTTCGACATCAGTGCCTTTCGTGCCCGCGCCGGGCCGGCTCATATTCATCTGCGCAAACCAAAATGTCGCTATGAACGCTGACCCCGTCGGCGAACGAAGCTGCGGGACGGCCCAGTACCTTCTCGACATCGTGGGTGACCCTGGCAGGTCCGCTGCGTGTGGTGGCCAGCATCGCAATATAGGCCTCGGCGAACCCTGCGGGAAATCCCATCTCAATGAACCGTTCTGCGAACATCGACGTGGAACTCCTTGGTAACGCAGATCGCGGCCGAGCGCCTGGCCGAGCACATCGATCAGTTCTGCGTTGGTGAAAGACTGGGGACCCGTCATCGCGACACGCTGTCCGAGGAGGTTGCGTCGAGAAATGCGCGAGCCGCCACCGCAGCGACATCGGCGTCGACGATCGGGGCCAGCGAGGCGTCGGCGTGCGGGCCGAAAACGACGCTGCCGCCTTGAGTTTGGGGCGACCACATGCCGAAAAAGTTCGATGCGAAAACACTTGGCGCAGACTCACCCATGCGAGCCCTGAGCCGGACGCGAGCACGTCGGCTTCCCAATTGCGATCCCCCGTAAACGGGAAGGTTGTAGCTCGCCGGGATCGTCGGCGTTAACCGCCGACAGCGCGACGATGCGCTGCACGCCCGACCTATCCACGAACGGCGCCATGCTCTCGCCGAGAGCGCGCGAATTCACGAACACTGCCGTGGCATGGCGCAATCCGTCTGTTGGTGAGGTGACTATAAGGACGGCGGCAGGCAGGCTGGCGGCGGCGGGATCTCGGGTCACCGCAGTGACCTCGGCGTCGGCATCCACAAGGTGATCGATGAGGGGACGACCGACGTTGCCTGTTGCTCGGTGATGAGAATTGTCATGCTTATTAAGACGAAACACCGGCTGATGAAAGTGACAGGGCCCCGCGTGTCACTTTTTGGCCGTCCATATCGTCCTAACAGCTATGGAGAACGAGTCGATCAACGAGGCATGGCGGGCTCACCGGCCCTACCTCGTCAACGTCGCCTATCAGATCGTCGGTGACGTCGGCAACGCCGAGGACCTCGTGCAGGAGGCGTTCGTACGGCTCCTGGGCGCGACCCGCGACGGCATCCGTGATGAGCGCGGTTGGCTGACGGTGGTCACCGGACGACTGTGTCTGGATTTCCTGGGGTCGGCACGCACTCGGCGTGAATCCTCTTGCACTGACGCCGATTTCGACCGTGGGGCCCTCTTGTACGGCCAGCCGAGCCTCGACCCCGCCGACCGGCTGACCCTCGACGACGCCGTGGGCCGAGCGCTCACCGAGGTCCTCAACCGGCTAAGCCCCGGCGAACGCGTCGCGTTCATCCTTCACGACGTGTTCGGTGTCCCCTTCGACACGATCGGCGAGATGACCGGGCGCACACCGGCCGGCTGTCGGCAATTGGCCCGCCGAGCCCGGACGCACCTAACCCACGCTAACTTGGACGACGCGACCGACAGCGATTCGGCGCGCCGCGACGTCATCGAACGCTTCATCACCGCCTGTGCCGGGGGCAACTTACAGGCCCTGGCCGCCGTCTTGGACCCCGCCGTCTGGGGGGTCGGGACGGTCGTCGCCGACCCGCCACTACCCCAACAGATCAACCATGGCCCCCACGATGTCGCCGCCAACCTCATGCTCCACCTGGGATCTAATGCAACCCTAGTTAGCACCCCCGGCCTACACCCTCGTCTACTGGCGTTTGCTGACCGACGACTCTTCGCCGTCATAGTCGTGACGATCCGCGACGGCGCATCCAGACGATCGAGGCTACCGCCGACCCGACCGCCCGTGTCCCACGATCGTCGACAACCCCGGTGGGCGGAATATCCGAAGACTGAGGAGTTCTCGGTGGCTGACGTGACGTTTTCGACTACGCCTGAGCAGACTGGCAACAACACCGGCATCCACGTGCCGCCCTACATCTTGGCCATCCTCGGAGGTAGGAAATGACAAGCCGTCGCGGTCACCGTCAACGGCTACCAGTATCAGTCGACAGTCGCCTCGATGGGCGACACGTACCTGGTCCCATTCAGCTCCGCACATGGAAAGCAGGCCGGCATCAACAGCGGCGACGCGATCGAGGTGAACTCGTCGCAGCCGATGCGCCGCGCACGGTGGAGGTGCCCGACGATCTCCGCACCGCCCTCGACGGCTCGGCGAACGCGACAGCGAAGTGGGGTTCGCTTGCCTACAGCCGTCGCAAAGGGAATTCGTCCGTTCCGTCGAGGACGCGAAGAAACCCGAAACACGCGCACGGCGCATCGCCGCCGTGATCGACACACTCAGCGGCTGACCGATGCCGTTGCGTGCGGAAACGTCTGCGCATTAACACCGATTTAGAAAGCGAGCAGGTATGAAACTCGTCATCCTCGGCGCCACCGGCGGCGTCGGGCAGCACCTTGTCACCACCGCAACCGGGCGCGGTGACGAAGTCCTCGTCGTCGCCCGCGACAAGAGCAGCCTTCCCGGCAACTGGGCGTGCCCCGTTGCCGAAATCGACCTGTCGAAGGCGACCGCAAGCTCTGTTGAGTCCGCGCTTGCCGGTGTTGACGCCGTCCTGTCGGCTCTCGGCGCCCGAGGTGCCGCGGACCACGGCATTTTGGAGGCCGCCGCTACCACGGTGCTGGCGGCCATGCGCGACACCGGCGTCCGCCGCTACATCGGCGTCAGCGCGGCACCGGTGGCGACGACGCCCTCCCCGGGGCGACCGGCGCCGCCACGCCACGATCCCGGCGACGACCTGCTCACCCGCTCGGTCATGATGCCGATCGTCAAACGCGTGTTCGCGGCTGTCTATGCCGACTCGGCCTTGATGGAAGACGCGGTACGCGCCAGCGACCGCGACTGGACGATTATGCGTCCGGCACGGCTCACCAACAAGCGCCCCACCGGCCAGTACCGCACGGCCGTCGACCAGAACGTGCGCGGCGGCCGCAGCATTGGCCGCACCGATCTCGCCCATTACATGCTCGACAGCGTCAACGACACGAATACATTTGCGCACAGCATCGGCATCGCATACTGACATGACGGTGCCCTGAAACCACGTCGCGCTGACTCGCCTCCCAGCACACGACTGGAATTGTCAGAATCACCGTTGTGACAGGCGATCAAATCGTGAAGTTCGCCAATGCCCGCCCCGACCATTTTCGGTCGGCCCCTGTCGACCTCTTCGGTCACAAGAGCCCATCCCGCGTCTGGGTCGTCGGTCGACGGACCTTGCGCAGATTCGGGTCAAGGATGAAAGCTGTTCAGGCAGACGACAACTTTTCACACGTCCGTCAAAGCTCGCCGAGCCCACCGAATCGAGTTCTCTGAACACCACCCATCAGCCGCGAGATCGGCGAAAGACCAATCGAGCGCAGGACTGACCTCGCGATGACTGCCGCGATTCGATTAGCGGCGGTCCGTCCCACCCAGCGCGACGATGGACCGCCGACCGCATCGAAAGCCGATTGCTCAGACACAAAACAGCGTCGGGAAGCAATGGCGGCACCGCAAACCAATGCGCGGTGACGCGTTGCCGCTGTGTCGCGTGGCGATTTGCTCATGGTGGTGCTGGTTCAGTACCGGATGAGTCCTCGAATGTTGCGACCCGATCGCATATCGTCGTAACCCTCGTTGATCTGATCTAAGGTGTACTCCCGTGTAATAAGTTCATCGAGCTTGAGGGATCCAGCGTTGTAGAGTTCGACCAACCGCGGGACGTCGTGGGCGGCATTCGACGAACCGTACAGCGCACCGCGGATCTGCTTTTCATAGAGCGTCAGTTCCAGCAGCGAACCCGACATCGAGGCCTCCTCGGGATGGCCGATCGCCGTCACGACCACCCGGCCACGCTTACCCACTAGCGACAGCGCCTCAGCAATGTAGGACCCCTCGGCGACGTCGGTGGTCAACACGCAGACGTCGGCGAGCTTGCCGCGGGTGAGGTCACTGACCAAGGCCCAGGCCTCGTCAATAGTGGCAACCGCGTGCGTAGCGCCGAAGCTGCCGGCTTTATCACGCTTGAGCTCAACCGGGTCGACCGCAACGATGGTCAACGCGCCAGCGATTCGGGCACCTTGAATTGCATTCATTCCGATACCACCGGCGCCGACCACGACGACGGTGTCCCCGGCACGCACCTCACCGGTGCGCACTGCAGAACCGTAGCCCGTCGTGACGCCACAACCGATCAACGCCGCCTTGTCCAACGGTGTGCCCTGATCGATCTTGACCACCGATGCCTTCGGCACAACGGAGTACTCGGAGAACGTTCCCAACAGGCACATCTGACCGATGTCCTCGCCCCGGGCATGGAAACGGTAGGTTCCATCTATCTGCGGTCCCATCATCAGCGCCGCGCCCAAGTCGCACAGATTGCCCATCCCCCGCGCGCAATAGGAACAGTGCCCACACGACGGCAGGAACGTCAGGATGACCGAATCCCCCTCGGCGAGGTCATCGACTCCAGCACCCAGCTCAACTATCGTCCCCGCCCCTTCGTGACCACCCACGACCGGAAGCGGGAATGGCAGGTCACCGGTCACGAGGTGCTCATCGGAATGGCACAAACCACTCGCGGTCAAGCGAACCAACACCTCATCGGGGCCGGGAGGATCCAACTCGACCTCCTCGACCTCCCACTTCTCACCCAAACCCCACAGCACAGCAGCGCGTGTCTTCATGTACGTATCCTCCAGGTTGATGTCATGATCGTGGTCTGACGATTCACGTCAACATCTGGACGGCGAGATCACCGTCGGCGTGCTGGCGTCGCAGCCTCTTCTTGTCGAATTTGCCAGTAGAAGTCAACGGGATGTCGGCGACGAACGCCCACCGTTCCGGCAACCACCACCTGGCCACCCGCGGTCGCAGGAATTCCGACAACTCCGCTGCGGTCACGGTGCAGTCGGCATGCAAGACCACCACCGCCAGCGGCCGTTCCTGCCACTTGTCGTCGGGCACCCCGATCACCGAGGCGAGCCGAACCGCATCGTGAGCGGCCAACTCGTTCTCCAACTCCACCGAGGAAATCCATTCCCCCCCGGACTTGATCACGTCCTTGGAGCGATCGGTCAAGGTAATAAAACCTTCGGCGCTGATCGCCCCGACGTCCCCGGTTTGCAACCACCCGTCCGGCGACACCGCCGGGCCGTCGTGCTCGAAATACGACCCCGTGATCCACGGCCCCCGAACCTGAATCTCCCCCACCGAGGTCCCATCC
This genomic stretch from Mycobacterium paraterrae harbors:
- a CDS encoding PucR family transcriptional regulator; the protein is MTQGSHDDAAAAAAAIITHLGDGLGDLVGGVQQMLLEQVPDLDGDAQVMALLRDTIETNIEAVFSAIRHGIALGHVEPPTAALEHGRRMAQRGVSVNAVMRGYRLGHKAVLDVVLAQVRCAGLEAQLAFDVFGQVADMSFGYIDSISEQVVAAYQDERDRWLENQNSLRAVRVREVLDGADVDVDVLTEAIRYPLSRIHLAVTAWYVQPADGQELVAMEKFIQQLAVAVGAHESPLFIPVDRLMGWAWIPLDADIAGSCVQRARAFARMFEQAPWVAVGDPVHGVEGFRLSHLQAQDARAVALTVGHAVPRFVAASDPGLSMAALLGGNIDAASAWVAKVLGPLACHSDNDERLRETLRVFLRCGASFKAAADELHLHHNSVKYRVARAVERRGRPIDDDRLDVEVALLVCGWFGATVLRPL
- a CDS encoding YdeI/OmpD-associated family protein, translated to MGFACLQPSQREFVRSVEDAKKPETRARRIAAVIDTLSG
- a CDS encoding NAD(P)-dependent oxidoreductase, with product MKLVILGATGGVGQHLVTTATGRGDEVLVVARDKSSLPGNWACPVAEIDLSKATASSVESALAGVDAVLSALGARGAADHGILEAAATTVLAAMRDTGVRRYIGVSAAPVATTPSPGRPAPPRHDPGDDLLTRSVMMPIVKRVFAAVYADSALMEDAVRASDRDWTIMRPARLTNKRPTGQYRTAVDQNVRGGRSIGRTDLAHYMLDSVNDTNTFAHSIGIAY
- a CDS encoding NDMA-dependent alcohol dehydrogenase, with translation MKTRAAVLWGLGEKWEVEEVELDPPGPDEVLVRLTASGLCHSDEHLVTGDLPFPLPVVGGHEGAGTIVELGAGVDDLAEGDSVILTFLPSCGHCSYCARGMGNLCDLGAALMMGPQIDGTYRFHARGEDIGQMCLLGTFSEYSVVPKASVVKIDQGTPLDKAALIGCGVTTGYGSAVRTGEVRAGDTVVVVGAGGIGMNAIQGARIAGALTIVAVDPVELKRDKAGSFGATHAVATIDEAWALVSDLTRGKLADVCVLTTDVAEGSYIAEALSLVGKRGRVVVTAIGHPEEASMSGSLLELTLYEKQIRGALYGSSNAAHDVPRLVELYNAGSLKLDELITREYTLDQINEGYDDMRSGRNIRGLIRY